In Bacillus pumilus, the sequence TTGAGAGAACATTCTCTCCATCAGGTTTGGTGGCGATAGCGAAGAGGTCACACCCGTTCCCATACCGAACACGGAAGTTAAGCTCTTCAGCGCCGATGGTAGTTGGGGGTTTCCCCCTGTGAGAGTAGGACGCCGCCAAGCTTTTCTAAGGATCAGTTCCAGACGGAACTGGTCTTTTTTGTTTTTTTAAGAAAAGGAACAAACACTCGATCTGGGATGTATACATATACTAAACTACCATCTAAAACATTCTTAATTTTGTATACAATTGAAAGCGCTAGGGCATACTGAAGCTATGAGTGGAGGTGTCACAATGAGCAAAAAAGAGCGAGAAGCGATTTGTTTGATTTGTGAAGAGAAAAAGACAAAGGGAATATATTTATATCATCAGTTTTTGTGCCGAGACTGTGAGCGAAAGTTAATTTCTACATCGACCTCGGATCCTAGCTATGCCGATTATGTAAGAAAGCTTAAAAATCTTCATACGCCGCCTTTGTATTCATAGACCACTAGATGGTCTTTTTTTATGAGCTATCGAGGATTGGACCTGTTTTTTGGAACTTAGTTTGGACAACACCCGTAATAAATAATAAGATAAACAGAGAGCCTGATTATTCATAGGAGTCGATGAACATGAAATCAATCTTTTTCACATTTATATGGGCCATCTTCTCTACTCTTTTCTCGATTGTGATTTTAACCGTCAGTATTGGGGTTTTCCACCATCATGTTGGATTATCGATACTGTATGCGATGATTGGGTGGGGTGCGATGTTTGCAGGAAGCAGATGGGTTGCTTTCCAGTTGTTTTTAAAGAAACACGGATTGTCTCGTAGTGATTATGTATATATTAAACAGCACTTCAAAGAAGCAGGGCAAAAGCTGGTTCGTTTGAAGAAAGCTTTATTTGCTGTGAAAAACATGCAGACGATCAAACATAATTATGAAATCCTTCGGCTTGCACGACGAATCTATACGATTACAAAAAAGGAACCGAACCGATTTTATGATGCACAGCGATTTTATTTCGAAAGTTTGGATTCTGTCGTTGAACTAATCGAAAAATATGCATTACTGTATAATCAGCCTAATCGCAGTCATGAGCTTGAAATGACACTGAGCCAAACTCGAGTTACACTGACAGAGCTGCAAAAGCAATTGACGAATGATTTGCAGCAAGTTTTAGGAAGAGACATAGAAGCCCTTCACATTGAACTTGAAGTGGCCGATAAAATGATCAAAAAATAGATGAAAGGAGTCAGACTCGATGAAACCAGAAGATCAAGTCACACCACCATCAGCATCTACTATAGATCTTCAGTTTCGGGTGTTTGATACCTTATCTGATAAGGAAAAACAAGAGGCTATAGAGCGGGCTGAAAAGATCCCTGACAATCCGCAAAAGCTGCTTTTCTATGGTACACGTGTGCAGGAACGATTATTGGAACAATCACAACACATGATGAAATATGTTGAGAAAAAAGATATCGATCAAATAGGAGATGTGCTTGAAGCCTTTTTGCAGCAACTACATTTAGTGGAGCCAGAGGATTTACTGCCAAAGAAGCAGGGCCCTTTTTTGAGGTTGTTTCATCGGGGGAAGCGTTCTACTCAGGAGATCATTTCTCGTTTTAAACAAGCAGAAGCTCAAATAGAGAGATTATCAGCAAGGCTCCGTTACGCAAGAGGCGTATTAATCTCCGACCATAAGTTATTAGAGCGTTTATTTGAAGAAAATCAATCATATTTCCAAGAGATGACACTACAGGTTGCAGCAGTTGAAGCGAAATTGACACAGTTAGAGCAGCAGGTCCTATCAGAAGCGAAACATTCTAATGATCGGACATTAGAGGAGCAATTGATGAGTCAGGAAGTAAATGAGGAAGAATATATGGAGAGATTGAAAGAACGGAAGTATGACTTGCTGTTAAGCCGGCAAATTGCACTGCAATGTAATGCCCAAATTCGGATGATTCAGTATACAAATCATACCTTAGCCAATCATATCCAATCAACCGTCTCCGCATCTATTCCTCTATGGATCAACCAAATGTCAATTGCATTAACTCATATTCAGCAGCGAGCCAATTCAGCCCTTGAGCAGCGAATCCAACAAACGTATGAAAAGGTATCAAAGCAGCAGGGACAGCTTCTTGAAGACGCATCATTAACGCCTATAGATACGTTGAAAAAGGCTCAACGCCAATTAGCCGAAACATTACAGGAAACGTTACAGGTGAAAGAACATGGGAGCCAAGAGAGAGCTCAATTAAAAAGCAACATGTACGAGGCGGAGCAGAAGCTGGCGAATCATCAACCAATAAAGGAATGAGAAACCATCTATCGGTTCACTTGTTTGAACGTTATAATAGAAATAAGATATCGTTTAAGTGAAAAGGGTCGATTTGTTTGAAAACACCTTTATATACAGCATTATCACAACATGCGGAAAAGAAGCCTTATTCTTTTCACGTTCCAGGACATCACAATGGAGATGTCTTTTTTGATGAGGCACGGTCTTACTATGCATCAATTCTTCAGCTGGATGTGACGGAGCTTGAAGGTCTAGATGATCTCCACCACCCGACTGGTGTGATTCAAGAGGCAGAGGATTTATTGGCAAAGCTATATGGGGCAAAGCAAAGCTTTTTCCTTGTGAATGGCACAACAGTTGGAAATCTAGCGATGGTGATGGCTGCATGTCGGACTGAAGATGAGATTTTTGTTCAGCGAAATTGTCATAAGTCTGTTTTCCATGCGATTGAGCTGGCAGGAGCAACGCCTATTATGTTAGACACTGAGATCGATTCATGCTTGCACGTCCCAACCCATGTTACTGATGAAACAGTCAAAAAAGCTATCGCGAAACACCCGAACTGCCGAGCAATCGTTTTGACGTATCCGAACTACTATGGACATGCAGCTAATTTATCAAAGCTGATTCACATGTGTCATGAAGCGGGCATGATTGTTTTGGTTGATGAGGCACATGGTGCGCATTTTGTATTAGGCGGCGCCTTTCCTCCATCTGCCCTTTCCTACGGAGCAGACGTGGTGGTACAATCAGCACATAAAACCCTTCCAGCGATGACGATGGGTTCTTATCTCCATCTCCAAGGGGACCGAATAGATGCGAAGCGTATGAAGACATTGTTAACGATGCTTCAAAGCAGTTCACCTTCTTATCCAATTGTGGCTACGTTAGATGTGGCGAGAGCTTATGTTGAAGAGATCAAGGGAAAAGGGAAATTGGACGGAATCATGACAGGGCTGGCAAAGCTGAAAGAACAGTTCAACAGGATGTCCAATCTCGAAGTGGTCGAGTCTGACTCGTTATCTACGGATCCATTAAAATGCGTCATTCGTTCAACAAAAGGGCTGACAGGCTATGAACTAAAAAAGGTGCTTGAATCGGTTGATGTTCACCCAGAACTTGCGGATGAACATCAAGTCTTACTCGTTTTTGGTCTGGGACAGACGAAGGACGTCCCTTTTTCAGCCATAGAGCAGGCGCTTCAGCAAAGTGATGTATTGCATGAAAAAAAAGAGCATCTTCAAAAGGCGACGCGATTCATAGAGGTCGATCAGCAAAGACAAGACATAGAAGCCGTCCCATTCGAAAAAGCAGCAGGCCTGATCAGTGCAGAATCGGTTATTCCCTATCCGCCTGGCATTCCTTTGATGATTAAGGGAGAGCGTATTGAAGCGGATCAAATTTCGAAGTTAAGCCGTTTGCTTGGACATCACGTTCATGTTCAAGCAAGTCAGGTGATTCACCAGAGAAAATTATATGTTTATATAGAAGAGGAGACACTATGAGTGGTATGTTTATTACGTTTGAAGGGCCAGAGGGTGCTGGAAAAACGACAGTGATACGAAAAGTGTACGAAGAAATGAAGCGCCAAGGATATGCAGTGATGGCGACACGAGAGCCAGGAGGCATCGAAATTGCAGAGCAGATTCGTGAAGTCATTTTAAACGAAAAAAATACAAAAATGGACGCAAAAACAGAGGCATTGCTGTATGCAGCAGCAAGAAGACAGCATTTGGCTGAGAAAGTAGAACCTGCATTGCAACGCGGGGACACGGTCTTATGTGATCGTTTTGTCGATAGCTCCCTTGCTTATCAAGGCTATGCGAGAGGGCTTGGGATTGAAGAAGTCAAATCAATTAACGATTTTGCCATTAATGGTACAATGCCGCAAATGACTATTTACTTTTCCATTACACCAGAGGAAGGTCTAAAGCGAATCGACGCCAATCAAGGAAGAGAAAAAAATCGATTAGATATGGAGACCCTGAATTTCCACCAGCTGGTCAGAGAAGGCTATGAATTACTAATTGCGCAATCACCAGAACGATTCCGTGTAGTGGATGCGTCTCAGCCGATGCAGGATGTCTATGAAGAAGTGCTTCAGTTGATTCAGGACACATTAAAGAAAAATCAAATATGACCTGATTCCCAATCGTTGTTATAATATAGAGGAAGACATCGGCATGTCACCTGTGCCTAAAACGAAGGAGGCCAATCAAATGAAATTAATTGTTGCCGTTGTACAGGACCAAGATAGCAGCAAATTGTTGAAAATATTGACTGAACATCATTTCGGCGTGACAAAATTAGCTTCAACTGGTGGGTTTTTAAAGTCTGGAAATACGACTTTTATCATTGGTTGTGATGATGTCCGAGTGGATAAGGCATTACAGCTTATAAAGGAAAATTGCCGTAAACGTGATCAAATGATCGCGCCTGTATCACCAATGGGTGGAAATGCAGATTCATACGTACCATACCCTGTTGAGGTTGAAGTTGGTGGAGCTACTGTCTTTATTCTGCCAGTTGAACAATTTCATCAATTTTAAGGATGGGTTGCTGTGAAAATTAATCAAGATATGCGGCTGCTTTTAGAAAAGCGTGAACTTCAAGCGATTAAAGGAAGCCAGACATCTGCTTCTTTTAAAGCTTCTATGGAGACGCAAAGCGGCAAAATGCGCTTAGAACAACTGACGGTCATGCTGAGTGATATCGAGGTGTTCGGTAAAAAGCTGACAAAGTCACGAAACCTAAAGGATTTAGCCAGGTTTAAAGGACTTGTGAAGCGCTTTGTGAAAGAGACCGTCGATAATGGATTAAATATAGAGACGTCAAGGAGCTTTGACCTTTATGGCAACACGCGAACACTCGCTTTAGTCAAAGCATTAGATGAAAAGCTTATTGAATTAACAGAGGATATGATGGATCAAGAGAAACCCTCTATTGATTTGCTTGAACGTATTGGAGAAATAAAAGGTTTATTGATTAACCTTTACACATAGAGAGTGATAACATGGCAATTAGCTGGGATGACATGAATGATTTGCAGCCGCGCGTCATGCGGCTGATTTTTAATAGTATTGATAAAGACCGACTTGCCCATGCTTACTTATTTGAAGGGAAAAAAGGGACAGGAAAGCTAGATGCTGCCATGCTTTTGGCTAAGAGCTTTTTTTGCTTGGAAGCAGGAGTGAAACCATGTGAATCTTGTCAAAACTGCAAAAGGATTGAGTCTGGAAACCATCCAGATTTACATGTAGTGCAGCCTGACGGCCAATCGATTAAGAAAGCGCAAGTGCAGGCATTGCAGGAGGAATTTACAAAAGCAGGTGTAGAATCGCACCGGAAAATGTATATCATTCTTCATGCGGACAAAATGACGGTCAATGCCGCGAACAGTTTATTAAAGTTCCTAGAGGAGCCTAATCGGGAAACGATGGCGGTTTTAATTACTGAGCAATCGCATAAAATGCTGGATACGATTATTTCAAGATGTCAGATGCTTAGCTTTCAGCCGTTGCAGCCACAATCTTTGGAGCAGCAGCTTTTACAAGAAGGCGTATCTCAGCATCTTGCAAGGCTTTTGTCGAATTTAACTAATAATTTAGCAGAAGCACTCGAATTAAGTCGAAATGATCAGTTTGCAGAGTCTAGATCGAAAGTGATAAAATTGTATGAAGTCTTACACCAGCGAAAAGAACATGCATTTTTTTATATACAAGATCAATGGATGCCTTTTTTCAAAGAGAAAGACCTTCAAGAAACAGGTCTGGATATGCTTTTATTTATATATCGTGATGTATTGTCGATTCAAATAGGAAATGAAGATAAAGTCATTTATCAAGACTTATTCCAGACAATGGAGCAGCACGCGCTGCATTCCACACAGCAGATGGTGACGAACCAGATCCTTGCTGTATTAGAAGCGAAAAAGAGACTTCAATCCAACGTGAATGCCCAAGGGCTAATGGAGCAATTGGTGTTGATGTTGCAGGAGGGATAAGCTTGTACAACGTAATTGGTGTTCGCTTTAAAAAAGCGGGCAAAATCTATTATTTTGATCCTAATGGATTTCATATAGAAAATGATAGTTGCGTCATTGTAGAAACGGTCAGAGGGGTTGAGTACGGACAAGTGGTCATCGCGAATAAAAAAGTAGATGAACACGACGTGGTCCTTCCTCTACGTAAGGTGATTCGTGTAGCAGACGAACGAGACCGGCTCATCGTTGAGGAAAACAAAGAAGCAGCGATGGCAGCCTTTGATACATGTCTTCAGAAGGTAAGTGAACACGGCCTGGAAATGAAGCTAGTCGATGTTGAATTTACATTTGACCGAAACAAGGTTATCTTCTATTTTACAGCGGACGGCAGAGTAGATTTTCGTGAGCTGGTGAAGGATCTCGCATCGATTTTCAAGACGAGAATTGAACTTCGCCAAATCGGTGTAAGAGATGAGGCAAAAATGCTGGGCGGCATAGGTCCTTGTGGAAGAATGCTTTGCTGTTCAACATTTCTAGGAGATTTTGAACCGGTGTCCATAAAAATGGCAAAAGATCAAAACCTGTCGTTAAACCCTACGAAAATTTCTGGGCTTTGCGGCCGTTTGATGTGCTGCTTGAAATATGAGAATGATGAGTATGAAACAGCGAAAGAACAATTACCGGATATCGGTGAAACGATTCAGACGTCTAATGGCTCTGCAAAGGTAGTAGGGCTCAACATTTTAGAACGAATTTTGCAAGTTGAATTAACCGGGCAAGAAAAAGTGGTAGAATATACTTGGGAAGAATTATTACAAGAAGGCGTTGTATCTGCACAAACAACTGAGTAACGAGGTGTGCCACCTTGGATAAAAAGGAACTATTTGATACAGTGATCAATTTAGAAGAACAAATCGGTTCTCTTTATCGACAGCTAGGAGATTTGAAAAATCATATCGGTGAAGTGATTGAAGAAAATCATCAGCTTCAGATGGAGAATCAGCACTTGCGTGAACGTCTGGATCAATCCGATCGAGACAAATCGTCTGAGGCGGAGAATGATTTTGCCCAGAAGTCAAGTCATTCTGATATAGGAGAAGGTCATGATAACCTTGCTCGGTTATATCAGGAAGGCTTCCATATTTGTAATGTACATTATGGGAGTATTCGTAAAGAGGGAGACTGTTTGTTCTGTCTGTCATTTTTAAATAAAAAGTGAGAAAAGGCTTCCGCTGAATCGGGAGCCTTTTTCACAGGAATAGAAAGGATACATCATGGTTTCGTTAAGAGAAGATGAACGTTTAGATTACTTGCTCGCTGAAGATATGAAAATTATTCAAAGTAAAACCGTGTTCGCCTTTTCATTGGATGCGGTATTATTAGCAAAATTTGCGTATGTGCCGATCCAAAAGGGAGAAATCATCGATCTTTGTACGGGAAATGGCATCGTGTCATTGCTGCTTTCAACTCGATCTAAGGCCTCTATTACAGGTGTTGAAATCCAAGAACGTCTGTTTGATATGGCGAAAAGAAGTGTGGAGCATAATCAATTAGAGCATCAGATTGAATTGATACATGGTGATTTGAATGATATGCCAGAACGCTATGGGAACCACAAAGTAGATGTGATCACATGTAATCCGCCGTATTTTAAGACACCCTCTAAGGATGAAATCAATGAAAATGAATATTTGGCAATTGCACGGCATGAAATTCATTGTACATTAGAAGACGTCATTCGTGTTTCTTCCACTTTGCTGAAGCAAGGGGGCAAACTGGCAATGGTTCACCGCCCAGGACGGTTGCTTGAGATTGTTGAAATGATGAAGAAATACCGTAT encodes:
- a CDS encoding sigma factor G inhibitor Gin — translated: MSKKEREAICLICEEKKTKGIYLYHQFLCRDCERKLISTSTSDPSYADYVRKLKNLHTPPLYS
- a CDS encoding 5-bromo-4-chloroindolyl phosphate hydrolysis family protein gives rise to the protein MKSIFFTFIWAIFSTLFSIVILTVSIGVFHHHVGLSILYAMIGWGAMFAGSRWVAFQLFLKKHGLSRSDYVYIKQHFKEAGQKLVRLKKALFAVKNMQTIKHNYEILRLARRIYTITKKEPNRFYDAQRFYFESLDSVVELIEKYALLYNQPNRSHELEMTLSQTRVTLTELQKQLTNDLQQVLGRDIEALHIELEVADKMIKK
- a CDS encoding toxic anion resistance protein produces the protein MKPEDQVTPPSASTIDLQFRVFDTLSDKEKQEAIERAEKIPDNPQKLLFYGTRVQERLLEQSQHMMKYVEKKDIDQIGDVLEAFLQQLHLVEPEDLLPKKQGPFLRLFHRGKRSTQEIISRFKQAEAQIERLSARLRYARGVLISDHKLLERLFEENQSYFQEMTLQVAAVEAKLTQLEQQVLSEAKHSNDRTLEEQLMSQEVNEEEYMERLKERKYDLLLSRQIALQCNAQIRMIQYTNHTLANHIQSTVSASIPLWINQMSIALTHIQQRANSALEQRIQQTYEKVSKQQGQLLEDASLTPIDTLKKAQRQLAETLQETLQVKEHGSQERAQLKSNMYEAEQKLANHQPIKE
- a CDS encoding aminotransferase class I/II-fold pyridoxal phosphate-dependent enzyme codes for the protein MKTPLYTALSQHAEKKPYSFHVPGHHNGDVFFDEARSYYASILQLDVTELEGLDDLHHPTGVIQEAEDLLAKLYGAKQSFFLVNGTTVGNLAMVMAACRTEDEIFVQRNCHKSVFHAIELAGATPIMLDTEIDSCLHVPTHVTDETVKKAIAKHPNCRAIVLTYPNYYGHAANLSKLIHMCHEAGMIVLVDEAHGAHFVLGGAFPPSALSYGADVVVQSAHKTLPAMTMGSYLHLQGDRIDAKRMKTLLTMLQSSSPSYPIVATLDVARAYVEEIKGKGKLDGIMTGLAKLKEQFNRMSNLEVVESDSLSTDPLKCVIRSTKGLTGYELKKVLESVDVHPELADEHQVLLVFGLGQTKDVPFSAIEQALQQSDVLHEKKEHLQKATRFIEVDQQRQDIEAVPFEKAAGLISAESVIPYPPGIPLMIKGERIEADQISKLSRLLGHHVHVQASQVIHQRKLYVYIEEETL
- the tmk gene encoding dTMP kinase, which translates into the protein MSGMFITFEGPEGAGKTTVIRKVYEEMKRQGYAVMATREPGGIEIAEQIREVILNEKNTKMDAKTEALLYAAARRQHLAEKVEPALQRGDTVLCDRFVDSSLAYQGYARGLGIEEVKSINDFAINGTMPQMTIYFSITPEEGLKRIDANQGREKNRLDMETLNFHQLVREGYELLIAQSPERFRVVDASQPMQDVYEEVLQLIQDTLKKNQI
- a CDS encoding cyclic-di-AMP receptor gives rise to the protein MKLIVAVVQDQDSSKLLKILTEHHFGVTKLASTGGFLKSGNTTFIIGCDDVRVDKALQLIKENCRKRDQMIAPVSPMGGNADSYVPYPVEVEVGGATVFILPVEQFHQF
- a CDS encoding YaaR family protein, translated to MKINQDMRLLLEKRELQAIKGSQTSASFKASMETQSGKMRLEQLTVMLSDIEVFGKKLTKSRNLKDLARFKGLVKRFVKETVDNGLNIETSRSFDLYGNTRTLALVKALDEKLIELTEDMMDQEKPSIDLLERIGEIKGLLINLYT
- the holB gene encoding DNA polymerase III subunit delta', with the protein product MAISWDDMNDLQPRVMRLIFNSIDKDRLAHAYLFEGKKGTGKLDAAMLLAKSFFCLEAGVKPCESCQNCKRIESGNHPDLHVVQPDGQSIKKAQVQALQEEFTKAGVESHRKMYIILHADKMTVNAANSLLKFLEEPNRETMAVLITEQSHKMLDTIISRCQMLSFQPLQPQSLEQQLLQEGVSQHLARLLSNLTNNLAEALELSRNDQFAESRSKVIKLYEVLHQRKEHAFFYIQDQWMPFFKEKDLQETGLDMLLFIYRDVLSIQIGNEDKVIYQDLFQTMEQHALHSTQQMVTNQILAVLEAKKRLQSNVNAQGLMEQLVLMLQEG
- a CDS encoding PSP1 domain-containing protein, with the translated sequence MYNVIGVRFKKAGKIYYFDPNGFHIENDSCVIVETVRGVEYGQVVIANKKVDEHDVVLPLRKVIRVADERDRLIVEENKEAAMAAFDTCLQKVSEHGLEMKLVDVEFTFDRNKVIFYFTADGRVDFRELVKDLASIFKTRIELRQIGVRDEAKMLGGIGPCGRMLCCSTFLGDFEPVSIKMAKDQNLSLNPTKISGLCGRLMCCLKYENDEYETAKEQLPDIGETIQTSNGSAKVVGLNILERILQVELTGQEKVVEYTWEELLQEGVVSAQTTE
- the yabA gene encoding DNA replication initiation control protein YabA; this translates as MDKKELFDTVINLEEQIGSLYRQLGDLKNHIGEVIEENHQLQMENQHLRERLDQSDRDKSSEAENDFAQKSSHSDIGEGHDNLARLYQEGFHICNVHYGSIRKEGDCLFCLSFLNKK
- a CDS encoding tRNA1(Val) (adenine(37)-N6)-methyltransferase; protein product: MVSLREDERLDYLLAEDMKIIQSKTVFAFSLDAVLLAKFAYVPIQKGEIIDLCTGNGIVSLLLSTRSKASITGVEIQERLFDMAKRSVEHNQLEHQIELIHGDLNDMPERYGNHKVDVITCNPPYFKTPSKDEINENEYLAIARHEIHCTLEDVIRVSSTLLKQGGKLAMVHRPGRLLEIVEMMKKYRIEPKRIRFVYPKQGKEANTILIEGMKDGKPDLKILPPLFVYGEDQEYTEEIRTILYGEA